A window of Pyrobaculum aerophilum str. IM2 contains these coding sequences:
- a CDS encoding Clp1/GlmU family protein, protein MSIRVLKAGDVYRIEGPAKVVVRRGQVYATGVVYTEGQSFTVLRARRLVIKALSESEVELVLGPGALLERVDPREEIIDEWESKTASIDPKGVIVIVGMIDVGKSTMTAMLGNKALARGYKVAIIDADVGQNDLGPPTTVSLARLTKYITHLRQLVAEKSIFLQATSLERIWPRAIEQIARAVDFAKRSWQVDTIILNTDGWVLDEEAVVFKRRLIDVIKPSLIIAIQVEKELAPVLDGYNNVVVLPPPPQVRSRSREDRKIHREMGYGRYIFPPVELAIPLDKIPICNLPIFKGIEIGDELKRILARAIGTGVLKAYQVGNRVYAIIENDAWVVRRVSGFQVIGLPIDFEKGLLVGLEDAEHFLVGLGVMKRIYYDRRKAIIYTSSEVERRIGEVKCIRLGLVRLDDNFNEVEKAYSLLKVEHE, encoded by the coding sequence ATGTCAATACGCGTTTTAAAAGCCGGCGATGTATACAGAATAGAGGGCCCCGCCAAAGTGGTGGTGAGAAGGGGACAAGTCTATGCAACAGGCGTTGTCTATACAGAGGGGCAGAGTTTCACAGTGCTCAGAGCTCGCAGGCTTGTAATAAAGGCGTTGTCCGAGTCAGAGGTGGAGCTCGTGTTAGGGCCGGGGGCGTTGTTAGAAAGGGTAGATCCCAGAGAGGAGATTATTGACGAATGGGAAAGCAAAACTGCAAGCATAGATCCGAAAGGGGTTATAGTGATAGTGGGGATGATTGACGTGGGGAAGTCCACAATGACTGCCATGTTAGGCAATAAGGCGCTTGCTCGGGGTTACAAAGTGGCTATAATAGACGCTGACGTGGGCCAAAACGACTTGGGCCCTCCTACTACAGTTTCATTGGCGAGGCTCACTAAGTATATTACTCATCTTCGGCAACTAGTGGCTGAGAAAAGCATTTTTCTCCAAGCTACAAGCTTAGAGCGCATCTGGCCGCGGGCAATTGAACAAATAGCAAGGGCTGTAGATTTCGCAAAGAGATCGTGGCAAGTAGACACCATTATACTTAATACTGACGGCTGGGTGCTCGACGAAGAAGCAGTCGTATTTAAGCGTAGGCTAATAGATGTAATTAAGCCGTCGTTAATAATCGCAATTCAAGTGGAGAAGGAATTGGCCCCCGTGCTTGACGGGTATAACAACGTAGTAGTACTCCCCCCGCCTCCCCAAGTCAGGTCCCGGTCGCGGGAGGACAGGAAAATACACAGGGAAATGGGGTACGGACGCTATATATTTCCCCCAGTGGAGCTGGCTATACCTCTTGATAAAATACCAATATGCAATTTACCTATTTTTAAGGGCATTGAAATAGGCGATGAGCTTAAGAGAATTCTCGCCAGGGCTATAGGCACGGGAGTTTTAAAGGCATATCAAGTGGGCAATAGAGTATACGCTATAATTGAAAACGACGCCTGGGTGGTGAGAAGAGTCAGCGGTTTCCAAGTAATTGGATTACCAATAGATTTTGAAAAAGGACTGCTTGTAGGGCTTGAAGACGCTGAACACTTCCTAGTTGGGCTAGGCGTGATGAAGCGAATATATTATGATCGGAGAAAGGCCATAATATATACATCTAGTGAGGTTGAGAGAAGAATAGGAGAGGTAAAATGCATCAGACTGGGCTTAGTGAGGCTGGACGATAACTTCAACGAGGTAGAAAAAGCGTATAGTCTGCTGAAGGTCGAGCACGAATAG